A genomic region of Methanobrevibacter boviskoreani JH1 contains the following coding sequences:
- a CDS encoding TatD family hydrolase gives MIDTHTHCDSRSSEDFEKMYVSGIDTAITCAFYPYKLMNETVYLNHLERILKYDTKRAAEYGLDLKVALGIHPANANIKPDLIYENLYKYIEKKQIVAIGEIGLEDLTDQEIKVFIDQLKIADETNTKVIIHTPRKHKKEVLKEIKSIVLDTIDPKLVVIDHVNKDVVNDVIDEDFTLGLTVQPQKMEVSEAVDILDEHGFKKFLLNSDISNKPSNPLSVPLTVRTLKKLGYPKKDIKKVSHKNAEKFFKI, from the coding sequence ATGATTGATACTCACACACATTGTGATTCAAGAAGTAGTGAAGATTTTGAAAAGATGTATGTAAGCGGAATTGATACAGCAATTACCTGTGCATTCTATCCATATAAATTAATGAATGAAACGGTATACTTAAACCATCTTGAAAGAATCTTAAAATATGATACTAAACGTGCGGCAGAATATGGTCTTGATCTTAAGGTAGCATTAGGTATTCATCCTGCAAATGCAAATATTAAACCTGATTTAATTTATGAAAATTTATACAAGTATATTGAGAAAAAACAGATAGTCGCAATTGGAGAAATTGGTCTTGAGGATTTGACAGATCAAGAAATCAAGGTTTTTATAGATCAATTAAAAATAGCTGATGAGACAAATACTAAAGTTATCATACATACACCTAGAAAACATAAAAAAGAGGTATTAAAAGAAATCAAAAGTATTGTTCTAGATACAATAGACCCTAAACTTGTTGTAATAGATCATGTTAATAAAGATGTGGTTAATGATGTGATTGATGAGGATTTTACATTAGGCCTTACAGTACAGCCTCAGAAAATGGAAGTATCTGAAGCTGTTGATATTCTGGACGAACATGGCTTTAAAAAATTCTTGTTAAATAGTGACATTAGTAATAAACCTTCCAATCCATTATCTGTTCCACTTACCGTCAGAACACTTAAAAAACTAGGATATCCTAAAAAGGATATCAAGAAGGTTTCACATAAGAATGCTGAGAAATTCTTTAAAATTTAA